One Actinomadura viridis genomic region harbors:
- a CDS encoding trimeric intracellular cation channel family protein: protein MAAEASLLLALDLTGTFAFALNGALTAVRMARLDIVGVVTLGMITALGGGIIRDILLGALPPATFSDWRYLAVAAAGGLVAFFLSQRLDRLALPITVLDAAGLSLFAVTGASKALDFGLGLGQAVILGAITGVGGGTMRDTLLRQIPSVLRADLYAIPALVGAAITVATVQGGVYGIPAALGAATACFAIRMVGVRFDLNAPSPPGKSQQPPARGGDGGRPADS from the coding sequence ATGGCCGCCGAAGCGTCGCTGCTGCTCGCCCTGGATCTGACCGGTACTTTCGCCTTCGCGCTCAACGGCGCGCTGACGGCCGTCCGCATGGCCCGCCTGGACATCGTCGGCGTCGTCACCCTCGGCATGATCACAGCGTTGGGCGGCGGCATCATCCGTGACATCCTCCTCGGCGCCCTGCCGCCGGCCACCTTCAGCGACTGGCGCTACCTGGCGGTGGCCGCCGCGGGCGGGCTGGTCGCGTTCTTCCTCAGCCAGCGGCTGGACCGGCTGGCGCTACCGATCACCGTGCTGGACGCCGCCGGGTTGAGCCTCTTCGCGGTCACAGGGGCGAGCAAGGCGCTCGACTTCGGGCTCGGCCTGGGGCAGGCGGTCATCCTCGGTGCGATCACCGGGGTGGGCGGCGGCACCATGCGTGACACGTTGCTGCGTCAGATCCCCTCGGTGCTGCGCGCCGACCTGTACGCGATCCCCGCCCTGGTCGGCGCCGCGATCACCGTCGCCACCGTCCAGGGCGGCGTCTACGGCATCCCCGCCGCACTGGGTGCGGCCACCGCCTGCTTCGCCATCCGCATGGTCGGGGTTCGCTTCGACCTCAACGCGCCCTCCCCGCCGGGCAAGAGCCAGCAGCCACCGGCCCGAGGCGGGGACGGCGGCCGGCCGGCCGATTCCTGA